TTTTTATCGGTTCAATTCGGTGGGCTTCATAGGCTTTGCAGGGGACTAATGAATCTCGCGGCTTCACATCTTTCGAGCCAGCCAAGTAGTTAAAACCTCGGAGAGAGGAAGATACGTTTAGACGTTTTAGGGCTAAGACGCCGGTTTTGCTGGATTTTTCGGCAAATTTCGACGGGAATGGTGCGATTTGTTGAGGTTTTGGAGCCGAGGGTTTTGGTTGGAGGTGATTAGAAAGTGTGAACTTGGCATAGGATTGCTTTGCAGAGAAAGTCATCCTGATGAAATTTTCTAATCTCACAGTATATAGAAGTGGAGTGATTTTTAAACTAGTGCTAAGTTTTAGAAAAGAATGGTTCAAGCTCCAACCATATATATAGGCATTTTTTGTTGGAGAGGTGGTTGGTTAGGGTGGAATGGCCtataaggaaaaattattccatgCCCCTGGGGCACCGTCATATGGTGCCGAGGCTAAGTGTGAGGACCCCATAACAATGTGGGGTGGAGAGAGACTTGGAGCACCGTCACGTGGTGCCCCAAGGACACTCAATAATCTTTCGCCTGCAATGCACGTGAAGGTTACTTGGAACTGTCCTTCCTGTAAATGTACGGCAAAGGGGAAGCCAAGTGTCACTCTCTAATTGTGTTTCATTTTAAGAAGTTGTGATTTTTTCGTGGTGtaaattatttgatttttgtCTCCTTCCTGGAGCCAACTAaatttgtaataattatttttgggaaATCTTCTCACCGAATAAACAGCATATACCCTATTCATGTCGGCGATGTTGCGATTAGCGATTTCCAATCATTTTTTGCATGTTTGGTGTGCTTATGGGAACATAAGACATTAACTACACGGATCGTCGAGTGGAACCATATTATTGGCCCTATTTGATGTCACCTAAGAAATCACATGAGATATTGTGGGATGAGGCAAACTTGATCCATAGTTCCATACTCACATATTGAGTCTTCCATTTTTGTTCGACGTAGTGAATTCTTTTACAAGGAAGACATGGTATTACACTATTACTTCGAGTGAATTCATGTGACAACAAGACTGTTACGTTTGCCTTTCGTAATTTATCAAATCTGAGAATGATATACCAATACTAGTTTAAAGATCTTCAAAGTACAAGATTGTTTCAATTTTAGATGCGTAAATAGCATAACTTGAATGCCAATTGTTTCAATTCCAGACCCGAACATAAAATTGAATCCACAAGTAGACTACCTATATACCACATTCGTGACAAAGTTAGTTATAGCCAAAATTTGGCGTCTTTTTACCTCTACTTCTCTCACGATGAGCATATAATAACACTGAAGTACGGCCTTTCATCACTATTTTCGATCATCCCCCGTGTAACTTTAACTAGCCTTTTAACTTGTGAAGCATGAGAGATACTCATGGACTACTATTCAGGTTGATCCTTCCTCAGAAAACCAAACTAGTACGGAGTATGTTTTAGTTGGTCATTGGCAATGGTTAAATGAAACCATGTTGCTATAATAACACATCAGTCAGAGtcatcatctaatttttttagtggCTCTTTCTCGTAAGTACTCAAACTCACACTAGAATAATCATCtttgttgccgataaaaaaaatgaaaaatcgtCTTTGTTATAGACCCAAGGTTGTGACATCTGATCATACCGCTATAAGCGTCAGACGACATTGATTTAAAATCAAACGGTGTAGCCAAGGGCGGAACCAGAAATTAATTATCCCCTGggctaaccaaaaaaaaatttcggtgGGCAAAACAGTGTTGCAGCATCATATGCTTGACCTTGCATATTGTGAATGTCCATATTGTAACGAGTAAGTTCATCAGATATCTATTTCTTAGGAGTAATAGTTAATTTAGTGGTATCTTTATGCAcaatataaaaattaaataacacTCCCGTGAAAACTCTTGAACACcaacaaatttcaaaagccgctccagatttttttttgtaccgttacAATTTAAACCTAAAAGCGTAAAATTGTAAGAAtcaacatttttaaatttaagcacATCAACCAGTGTTCTGCATCaattaaatcaataaaaatctaAGCACACTAGTCATTGCTCTAcatttaacaaaagcaaaagaaaatcgGTTAGTGTGAGGAGTtgggctaaaaaaaaaaataggttggGTTAAACTTTGACATAtaaattagtattttattttattttggtttttccaAGGGCACCTGGGCTATAGCCCACCTTAGCCTCATACTGGTTCCGCCCTTGAGTGTAGCTGTGCAATAAAGTACTGCAACAAACTTTGATCATGCGTCCATCAACCATGACCGGTGAGATATTTTTTCTGGAGTTTCAGCTGGTTTTCCAAAGAGAAGACTCCAAATTTCGCCCGCCTTACGCGGGAAACAGGGGCGTGTccaaattgtgttttgaatgcGAAACAAAATTCAAGCATATAGACAAATACCCAACTGTGTACAGCTTCGCAACGCTTATTATAGCCGTGAGAATTGTAAGCCAAATCACCATCATCTTTCAGTAGAGGGGCAGAAAGGGCTGCTGTTCGTTCATGTCACTTTTCAAACACTTGTTGTGCAATGTTTGTGTTGTGCACGTGCTATTCTCTCATAAAAGCGCGTGTTGACTACATTTTGAGCTGGTTTGGAATTGAGGCCAGACATGGTCATTTTCATGAACAAACATGGGTCTTTTGTTTGGTTCTGCTAAAATGGTTGCTACTAATATCATGTTGCTACAAACATCGGCATGAGACTTCAGGATTTGCTCCCTCCCTAAGGTCTCATGTTCGAAATTTCCAGAGTGTTATCAACTCCTTGATTTAGAGCTAGTCCGGGGGCAGCTCCAGAATTTCAGTTTAGCGGTGACAAAACTGTATAGTAAAACAttgtgatttttgaaagatatttAATTGATTGCAAATTTATTGGGTtgggtttattttgtttgttgaacTAAATTGTATACTTATCCACGCATGTAAGTGGATTTCCAAACTTTGGCTTCATACGAATGTTCCAGTGCAGACAATGTTAGAGAAAAAAAACCTAACCTATATGcacaaaatataaaattttacaCTTTTTTGAACCCAGGTGGTTCACTTGAATCCTCTCAAACAATGGTAAAGCTGCCCTGAGCCAGTTTATACGAAGCTTTGTTCCGACTTTAACCCCCCACAAGTAGGTGGTagcagggccggctcataagttttggagatCGGAAGCGAACTTCTTGAATAAGGTctccctatatttttcatacaaaagttaGTCTACAAAGAGTTTCAtaaaaaaaccattacaaatGATTTACCATTGCAAAATATAAGCATATAGttatcccaaaaaaatgcaaccattacaatatcaaaaaaatcCATCCTTTGAAaatgggcgccgctattcgcagccctctatttactcccgtagcccactaaatttcggtaaatgattgttgaaaatcataaataacatttcggtaaattgctgttaaaaacaagattatatttcggtaactacatgtcgaaaatatgttcaactttcggtaaacaactgctgaacatgcattttcggtaaacatctgttgaaaaaaatattatatttcggtaattggacgctgaaaatatatctcaatttcggtaactaactgtcgagtataattgaaaatttttaacgggctatgggagtaaatagagggctgcgaatagcagcgcccttgaAAATTTGCCTTCTCAATTTCATTCCATTGTCAATTCAATTTCATCGAACTAAACGTACTCTAATGGTTTATGGCCTATGAGAGTTGATAATCAATGTCTTCCACCATTGGGCCTATTTTATGTAAATTAAGTAGgtttagtgcaaaaaaaaaaatttggaccatatatacatacatatatataggggtTCTAAAATTTTGGGAGCCCTcatttttagactttttttgAGGCCCGAAGCGCATGTTTCTCTCGCCTATCTTCTACGCCGGCCCTGGACAGTAGAAATGGACCCCCAAGATTAATCGAGATGCGCATAAACTAGCACGGAGACCTAAGTTATAAAAGTACTACATACTAAAACTATCATTCGACTTGTGGCTTTGAATTGTGCCTCATTTTTGGGCAGTGGCCCAGGTTTCACCATCACCTCAATGGGATTATATGGTCATTGACAGCGAATAATGGGAATGCCATGAAGGTGAACACGGTCAGAATCCATTCCCCTGTCATCATCTTTCTACAAGCATTTCCATCTAAATTTTAACCGTCAAATTAATCCTCTTTACCCAATTTTTTGTATACAGGCTTTTCGATCACGAGGAATCTTGTGAGACGAGAAGATTTTCACGCTATCCAATAATTTAATATGCACAGGAACAATGGTACgagtaaattttaaaatgcatCGACCGGTAGAAATATTGTTAggtacaaaagaaaatttgagcttaGATCTTCGGACTTGTCGTTTTGTTCAAAGATGAGTTGTTGTAGTCTTTTCCCCTTTTGAGAACTGATTATGACTGGTCCGCACATTGACGGTTCAAATTGAAGGGGTAGCTAGATCATTATGTTTCCATATTGTGCCTTGTTTGTATCCTTGAGCCATCACAACTAGCACTTTGTTTGCACTTCCCCTAatattctcttctcttttttttttttggtaaccgagGTGTTCGGACCAGCTTACACGCACCTCAACTAAATCATCGGAGGTAACTAGCACAGCAACCCACCAATTCTTTTGTCAGGAATAATCtgaaaattggaaagaaaactatATTGACATGTAGTTCGATTGATTGATAATGCTTCTATGCTGTAGCTTGCTGATGTGAAATGCTAGCCTCGGGTTATTAATCATGAACACGTGCATTTTCTGCAGTCGATTCTATTTTACCACTTGCTGATTTTAAATATTGGATGGCTTAATCTAGCTGTGTATATGTGTTTGAGAAAGTTGCTGAAATAGTTGCTTGGTATAAGAGATCTCCAACTGATTTTGCCATCTTGGCAATGCCGCCATTGCTGTAGTCTTGCTTGTTGTAGTACGATCGaattttccagaaaaaaaaattgcaaaaaaaccaTTGTTCCTTTCAGATTGATACCTTCACTTCACACCAACAATGCAaaattttttggttctttttttttttttgattagagAGAATTAGAACCACAGGCCCACAACTTGAGTGCTTCAGGATATCCAATTGTGAAATTGGTAGAAGAAAAAATACCATAGAAGAGTGCAAAAACAGAAACATCCATGGTTGATTACCACCATGGAAGATTACAactgatggaaaaaaaaataaaaaatttgttgctCTCTCCCGAAAAAATaagccttttttcttttctctctcccagTTGTACtagtcctaattttttttttctcccatcTACAACTTGAGATCTGCTATTTTTCATGCCCAAGCCTGCGGCCCAAATTATAACATCAAGCAACGTGTACGTCAACAATGCTAGTTACACAGCATTCAACCACAACACCAACCACACAATCTCACATGGGTCAAACACCTTTGTGAGGGTGTTGTGGTTGAATATTGTGTACATATCTTTATCGAACGTGTAAATCAACATGGTCTATGTGTTAGGAGCTCAATCCACAAAGGATCTACCCAATGTGCGTGTAGGCCCCATACGTTGGGGAGTATCTACATAGTCCACGCCACATTACTGAGCCCAATATATATTGAATGAATCAAGTTTACTTTAAAGATTGAAGCCTTGTAAGTATTGAGCCACCTGATAGTatattatttaaattaatctAGCTCTTTTCCTATTTATCCGATGTGAGACTCAAATTCTTCACACATATATTATGTTCCACGATCTCCCCCTCAATCTGACTCGCTTGACTTCCCCTTGATACATGACCGGGCTGAGTTATAAAAGTACTACATACTAAAACTATCATTCGACTTGTGACTTTGAATTGTGCCTCATTTTTGGGCAGTGGCCCAGGTTTCACCATCACCTCAATGGGATTATATGGTCATTGACAGCGAATAATGGGAATGCCATGAAGGTGAACACGGTCAGAATCCATTCCCCTGTCATCATCTTTCTACAAGCATTTCCATCTTAATTTTAACCGTCAAATCCTCTTCAcccattttttttgtatacaggCTTTTCGACGTGGAATCTAGTGAGACAAGAAGATTTTCACGCTATCCAATAATTTAATATGCACCGGAACAATGGTACgagtaaattttaaaatgcatCGACCGGTAGAAATATTGTTaggtacaaaagaaaaaatttgagCTTCGATCTTCGGACTTGTCGTTTTGTTCAAAGATGGGTTGTAGTAGTCTTTTCCCCTTTTGTGAACTGAACATGACTGGTCCTATAGCACATTGACGGTTCAAATTGAAGGGGTAGCTAGATCATTATGTTTCCATATTGTGCCTTGTTTGTATCCTTGAGCCATCACAACTAACACTTTGTCTGCACTTCCCTAatattctcttcttctttttttgggtaaccgaGGTGTTCGGGCtaacttacgcgcacctcaactaaatCCTCGGGGGTAACTAGCATAGCAACTCACCGATTCTTTTGTCAGGAATAATCtgaaaattggaaagaaaactatATTACATGTAGTTCGATTGATTGATAATGCTTCTATGCTGTAGCTTGCTGATGTGAAATGCTAGCTTCAGGTTATTAATCACGAACACGTGCATTTTCTGCAGTCGATTCTATTTTACCACTTGCTGATTTTAAATGTTGGATGGCTTAATCTAGCTGTGTATATGTGTTTGAGAAATTTGCAGAAATAGTTGCTTGGTATAAGAGATCTCCAACTGATTTTGCTATCTTGGCAATGCACACCATTGCCGTAGTCTTGCTTGTTGTAGTACGATCGAATTGTCcagaaaaattgcaaaaaaaccaTTGTTCCTTTCAGATTGATACCTTCACTTCACACCAACCATGCAAAATTTTTTGCCAATAGCATCTTTGAACCAAGCATTTGGTTCTTGATTAGAGAAAATTAGAACCACAGGCCCACAACTTAAGTGCTTCAGGATATCCAATTATGAAAttggtaagaaaaaaaaaaccatagaaGAGTGCAAAAACAGAAACATCCATGGTTGACTACCACCATGGAAGATTACAAACTgatggaaaaaaatatttgttgctCTCTCCCGAAAAAGTgggccttttttcttttctctgtcCCAGTTGTACTAgtcctaatattttttttttctcccatcTACAACTTGAGATATGCTATTTTTCATGCCCAAGCCCGCGGCCCAAATTCTAACATCAAGCAACATGTACATCAACAATGCTAGTTACACAACACCAACCACACGATCTCACATGGGTCAAACACTTTTGTGAGGGTGTTATGGTTGAATATTGTGTACATATCTTTATCGAACTTGTAAATCAACATGGTCTATGTGTTAGGAGCTCAATCCACAAAGGTTCTCCCCAATGTGCGTGTAGGCCTCATATGTTGAGAAGTATCTACATAGTCCATACCACATCACTGAGCGCAATATATATTGAATGACCCAAGTCTACTTAAAAGCTTAAAACCTTGTAAGTATTGAGCCACCCGATTGTATATTATTTAAGTtaatctaactttttttttatttatccgatgtgggactaaaaTTCTTCACACATATTAtgtttcaacaatctccccctcaaTCTGACTCGCTTGACTTCCCCTTGATACATGACCGGGCTTATTCACCGCACTCATTCTATCATGAGTCACCATACTTCACGAGATCCACCTTTCCGCTAGCCACCTGCCGTGTGCACCAGGAATTTTTCTACTCCATCAAGAGTCGCTACAGATTCTTCTTGCTCTTTCGCAGTCTCCGTGCTAACCCATGACCACAAATGCTTCACGAGAGTTCACCCAAAGATATTCAACGATCGGAACTGATAGCAAATGTTGGGAGTCCAATCCATACAGGTTCTACCCATGTGTGCGTACGTACAATTCATTGGGGAGTATCCATATAGACCACACCACATCAGTGGGCACAAGATAGTCCATTTAAAAGTTTAAACCTTATAAGTGGTGAGTCACCTAATTATATATTAAGGTCCacaagcaatttttttatttatccaaTGTAGGATTAAAATCCTTCACACATCTCAACACTGTGTTAGACCTATTTACGCATTCTTTTGCCCTGGCAAGTCGTTTCACTTCTTTGCCTGCATAAACATGGAACACAATATCAGAACTATTGCCCTTAGATAGTTCTTTTATGTTGTGAGATGTGCTGCATTGCGAAATTGCTACGAATATAGTCAATATACGAAAGTCCTAATGATTTCGGAACGGGACGGAAACAACGTACCTGGGAGTAGAGAAAAGTTCCAAAAATAGCAATGGCAGCTCCGAGGGCATTGACCGGTTGTACCCGCATTTGGAAAATAACAACGGAAGCAACTATAACAGAAATTCTCCGCATTATAACCCTCCCAATGCTAAACGTCAAGGGTGACGTCTCATTTAGGGACATGTACGCGACTTGATTGTACAAGTGATAGAATACCGTCTGTGCCGCCACCCACCTACATTTTCAATACCCAGAGCCaaaacatgaaaagaaaattcagagATAGTTACATTATTGAGCAAGGGTAGTTCATAAATGCCCTCCACAGCAAAAATCTTACCATATGAAATTAGGTCCAATTTGAGAAACTGCTTTGTCCCAGCCAGCAGCCCATATCTGGGGACCCTCCATTGCAATTGCGAAAGGGGTGAGAATGAAAAGAGACATCATAGAAAGGCAAGCATAGTAGTTAATTCCTCCGACGGACATCATCCCTCTCTTTGAAAATACGTTTCGAAAAACGATTGCCAAGTTCGATGTCATAGCCTCCATGAACCCTGCAAGCAGACCAACCCAGATTCCAAAACTAGTATCAGATTTGAATTTTAACATTGGCATCTCCAAGTTAGATTTAGGCTTTGTTCTTTACCGGTCAAATCGAAATCAAGCTCGGTGGCCGCAGCGAGTGCACAACCCCCGATaatcgggaggagagagaggtacACTGCCCATGGAAAAGCCTCACCCAGGAAAAATCTGGAAGCCAGAACGCTAAAAGCAGGTTCACCACTCTTGATGACGTGGGTGAATGAAACTGCACCCTTTGACATGCTCACTGTTGCTGCCACATGCCCAATTGTATGTGCCACAGCCACCTAAACAATCCGAGTTTGACCGAAAGATCACCACTTAAAATTtggaagcaaaaaaagaaataaaaggaaaaagaaaaaagaaattgcgGAGACAGAGAAGACAATTCCTTTTCTGTTATGTTTCCtgctttttgttttaaaaaaaatgagtgctagggacaaagaaaattggtaaagaaaatacccttaaagtgtacatgaacggttcagattcaaACGTCATGGGAGAGCTATTTCTTGGAATCGGCTTTGCAAGGATCAACATATAAAAGAAGTTTCGGACAATTACAGAGACCTCAGCGACTGATCATCTATAACCAAGTCCAGTTCCAACTATCTTATTTGATCGGGATGAACACGAAAATCATCTGAatacttttttctttctgaaaGCAACACACTTTTCACTGTTTTTTGTTTAGCCCTGTTTTTTGTTTAGGGCccggctaaatacaactgcgaatttactacatgtagtcAATACATAAAAGGAatccaaaatatttcttttatgaaTTAGCTACATGTaataaattcgcagttgtatttagtaGCACCATTTGTTTAAGAAAACATGGAAAACGAAAAAATGAATTAAACAGGCACAGAGCCTATGCTTACCGGAAACAAAGCTTTCCAGAAGTTGAGATCGGTCTTTGGTGCTTCGGTGATCTTTGTAGCCCAAGAAACCAACATCATGAGAGACCCAGTTGCCAAACACAGAGTTGAAGTGAGCCATGGGTATGGAAACGCATTGAGGACCTTCTTGTTGTATATATTGAATACCACACTCAAGGCCCACCATGAAGCAAAGTAGAGCCCAATCTTCAGCTTTCGGGCTGCAACTTCCCTTGCTTCTTCGTCGAATTCTATGTTGATCCGTATCGGCTGAAACCGATGGGCTTCGTAAGCTTTGCATGGGACTAACGACTCTCGTGGTTTCCTATCTTTCGATTCGTCGAAGAAGTTAAAACCTTGAAGAGACGACGATTTGTTCAGACATTTTACGACTAGAAGTCcacttttgtttggtttattggCGAAATTCAGGGGAAATGGTGGGAGTTGTTGAGGTTTTGGAAGCAAGGGTTTTGGTTGGAGGTGATTAGAAAGCGCGAAATTCGCATAGGGTTGCATTGCAGAAAAAGCCATGCTGTTGAAATTCTAAATCTCACGCTGAAGTGATCAACAAACTACAACTACTAGTAGTTGAAAGTGAGAACAAAAAAGGCATCCGATCGATCTTCCTGAGGACGCCTAATCTTTCGTTAGATGTTCTTATTCTCTCTGGGCTGTGGTGACTCTTTGTTCTCCATAGCCCGAAATTCTCGATTATATCTTCATCGctgagggaaaaaaagaaaagcaagaacaaaTTCTAGTagtaaaaagacatcatcaccTCAGTTCAGCAAGGATAAACTGAGGTGATGAAAAAAAGTAGGGGAGTTGTCAGCTATGTAAACTAGTGCCAAGTTGGATTATAGAGTGATATATATAGGCttttgagggagagagattgGGAACCGGGGACACAGCCATGCATTGGCTGCCAAGCACCCTGCCAAGCATTGAAACGGCAGCGTTTCGACCAATGAAGTAGCAGCCACACCGATCAAGCATTGAAACGCGTCGTTTTGAAAACTAGTAGTATTGTATACGTTCTTTGGTTGGCAGactagttatttattttttgatttttgtggggtccattaTGGATCCTACAAAGATAATTCAAAGAGTAGGTTATTcttaaattattttgttttactATTCATACGGCGCCTGGGCGCCTTACGAATTTTGACACAACTCTTATCAATATCGGATTGTGCTAATTTTTTCAGTATTTGTATGAGGCCCTATGAATTTTGAAACAGTTCTTACTGACATCGGattgagcaaattttttttttcagaaagccataaaaaatattttgagaataacttgcggtttgaatcatctttgtaaaatCCATAATaggcacacaaaaataaaagatatgaTTAAAGAAAGGAAATAGCTACATCGTTTTGGATCCACGTTAAGGAAATCGATtctttaaggattttttttggtattttggaGCCATTACGGGTCCTACAAGAATGATTCAAACctcaagttattcttaaaatactttttatggctttttggaaaaaaaaaattgcacaatccgatatcggtaacgGCTGTTTCATTATCCGTTGggtgtttcagaattcgtaggcgCTCTACGAATActcaaacaaaatatttttaggaTAATTTGTTGCTTGAATTATCTTTGTAGGAGCCGTAATGGGcggtgagccccacaaaaatcaaaaaataaataacaagtcTGCCAACCGAAGAACTTATAcaatacaagtttttttttattttttataataataaacAATACTACTAGTTTTCAAAACGACACATTTCAATGCTTGTTCTGTGTGGCTGTTGCTTCATTGGTCGAAACGCTGCCGTTCCAATGCTTGGCAGGGTGCTTGGCAGCCAATGCATGGCTGTGTCCCCGGTTCCGAGAGATTGTTGGTTAGTGGAATAATCGCTTACTCGGGCATGTGAAAGGTTCATTGGATCTGTCTTGTCTATTGGTGGAAGGACGGCAAAGGAAAAGCCAAATGTGGCTCTCTAATTGGTTCAAGTTGTTATGGTATTTTCCTGGTGTAAAATATTCGACTTTTGTCTCCTTTTCGGTTAAGTTTTTTTGGGCTAAATAATttatttggattattttttatctttattcaattatttttagcatttgtttatttttcgtcaattttttgtggattgttGTTTCGTCAttacgagaagaatctaaaaagtaaaaaattactatcgaaatctaaacttttgtgaattattaattcgtctcgatgagaagaatcaaaaaagtaaaatatttttacttttacgcaaatattttttaaaatattcaattttaagtCAAAAAAGCCAactttttgacttcttttttttttttatgaaaagtgattatttctcagaatatttgggtaaaagtcataattttttactttaaagtgaggtgcaaaactaacaaatacgaaaaaatttgaataaggacaaaacaaaaaaaatgtccaaaaagTTCTTAGTGGAACAACACCTAAAACTCAACTTTTCACGGATTTTTACTCAACTTATTTTTCTCACATATAtcaacaaaaatacatttagcgaaagaacttgacaattgaAATTAGCatacaacaaattaaaaatgaaaactttAGTTTTGGACTTAACCTGTTATTGTCTGCCGTATTGCAAGGGTGTTTCGTGAAAATTCCCGCACTTGCCACATGGCGCACCTATTTCCTTGAATTTCTAAATTTAGTTATACATTTAAAATTGAATTTACTTTTAGATGACTCTATAACCTACTATTTATTGGGAGAGTATGGATTATtagattattattatatatttatttaaaaaattaaaataagttggAGATGAGTTTGATGAAACTTTTTATAAGATAAAATTAAAGTTTAgactattttttaaataagttgtAGAATAATTTATCATGAAGTAAATGTCTAAATTAATTAACCATAGCATTCTATAGTACTCTAACACATACGTACTTTTACAACTTCCAATAATCCCAAAAATAAGTTACAAATTGAAGcttaaaataatattattttttaatcaaataagcTAGAAAAGCTAAATAACTTAACTAAGTAATTATTGATAATTGATGCAATACAAATGTAGTAAAGC
The sequence above is drawn from the Rhododendron vialii isolate Sample 1 chromosome 6a, ASM3025357v1 genome and encodes:
- the LOC131330678 gene encoding glucose-6-phosphate/phosphate translocator 2, chloroplastic-like, whose protein sequence is MAFSAMQPYANFALSNHLQPKPLLPKPQQLPPFPLNFANKPNKSGLLVVKCLNKSSSLQGFNFFDESKDRKPRESLVPCKAYEAHRFQPIRINIEFDEEAREVAARKLKIGLYFASWWALSVVFNIYNKKVLNAFPYPWLTSTLCLATGSLMMLVSWATKITEAPKTDLNFWKALFPVAVAHTIGHVAATVSMSKGAVSFTHVIKSGEPAFSVLASRFFLGEAFPWAVYLSLLPIIGGCALAAATELDFDLTGFMEAMTSNLAIVFRNVFSKRGMMSVGGINYYACLSMMSLFILTPFAIAMEGPQIWAAGWDKAVSQIGPNFIWWVAAQTVFYHLYNQVAYMSLNETSPLTFSIGRVIMRRISVIVASVVIFQMRVQPVNALGAAIAIFGTFLYSQAKK